CCGCGGGCAGGCCGTACGCGTCCGCGATCAGGTCGTAGCTGCGCAGCCGCGCCTCGCCGCCGTGCGCGTTGGCGGTGATCATCAGCTCGTCGGCGCCGGTCCGCTTGGCCAGGTCGTCGAGGCCGCCGCGGACCTCGTCGGCGGTGCCGTGGACGACGTTGGCGAGCCAGCCGTCGACGAACTCCCGCTCCATCGGGGAGAAGTCGTACGCCGCGGCCTCCTCGGGGCTCGGGATCAGCCCCGGGCGGCCGGTGCGCAGCCGGACCATGGACAGGGCTCCGGTCAGCACCTGGCGGCGGGCCTCGCGCTCGTCGTCGGCGGCCAGCGCCGAGACCCCGATCAGGGCGTACGGGGCGTCCAGCACGGCGGAGGGCCGGAAGGACTCGCGGTACAGGTCCAGCGCGGGGATGGTGTTCTGCGCCGAGAAGTGGTGCGCGAAGGCGAACGGCAGCCCCAGCGTCCCGGCCAGCCGCGCGCTGAAGCCGGAGGAGCCCAGCAGCCAGACCGGCGGGCGGTGCGCGGACTGCACGCCGCCGGGGGCGGTCGCCTGGACCGGGCCCGGCACGGCGTGGATCCGGGCGTACGGATGCCCGTCGGGGAAGTCGTCGTCCAGGAACCGGATCAGCTCCATGAGCTGCTGCGGGAAGTCGTCCGCGCCCTCGTTGAGCCGGTCGCTGCGGCGCAGGGCCGCCGCCGTCGCCCCGTCGGTGCCGGGGGCGCGGCCGAGGCCGAGGTCGACGCGGCCCGGGGCCATCGCCTCCAGGGTGCCGAACTGCTCGGCGATCACCAGCGGCGCGTGGTTGGGCAGCATCACCCCGCCGGAACCGAGCCGGATACGCTCGGTGTGGGCGGCGATGTGCGCCAGGATCACGGCCGGGGAGGACGAGGCGACCCCGGGCATGGAGTGGTGCTCGGCGACCCAGAAGCGGTGGAAGCCGCGGCTCTCGGTGAGCTTCGCGATGTCCACGCTGGTGCGCAGGGCCCGCGTCGCGGTGCTGCCCTGCCCCACGGTGACGAGATCGAGGACGGACAGCGGAACGGCGGCCGTTCCGGCTGCGGCGCCCCGGATCCCGTCGGCGTCGGCCGGGCCGCCGCTCGCGCCCCCGGTGGTCGCGTCACCTCGCGTGTCGCTGCGGGTCTCGTCGCCTCGGATCTCGTCCACGTGTCGGCCTCTCCCGGTGCTGCTGTCGTACGGGTGCGTATCGGAGGGGTGCAACAGGAGGATGACTCCGTTTATTCCCGCACCTGTCCGGGGCGCCACGTCCCGACGCCCCGGACGACCTGACGACCGTACGGCCCGACGACCGTACGACCCGACGACCGGACGCCGCCGGGCTACTCCCGTACCTCGATGCCCTTCGGCTCCAGCGACCTCAGCACCGGCTCGCGGGTGGCGAACAGGGTGCCCAGGGTGGGGGCCCAGGTCCGGCGGTCGGTGAGACGCAGCCCCTCCCACACCGTCACCTGGTTCGCCGTGAGGACGGGCTTGCCGAGGAGTTCCTCCAGCTCGGGGACGTACGCGGTGGTGTGCAGGGAGGTGTCCGGGACGAGCACCACCTCGGCGTCCGGGTGGTCGGCCTCACGCGCCAGCCGCTTCACCCGTTCCGGGGCCCAGCCACCGGCCTCGGCCGACGACGCGGCCCCGCCGGACACGGCGGCCACCACCTCCACGCCCGCCGTCGCCAGGAACTCCGCGAAGAGCCCGGTGACGTCCTCGGGGTAGGGGGCGGCGACCGCGACCCGGCCCGCGCCCAGCTCCCGTACCGCGTGGACGAAGCCGATCGAGGTGCTGGAGGCGGGCAGGCCCGCGCTCCGGGCGAGCGTGGCGACCTGCTCGTGCGCGCCCTCCCAGCCCTGCCCGAAGCTGCCGCCACTGGAGGCCCACAGCAGCGCCTCGGCCCCGGCGAGACGCAGTTCCTCGACGCCCTCGGCGATCCGGGCGGGTGCGCCCTGCTCGCGCAGCGCGTCGGCGCGGTAGGCGTCCTCGCCGGTCTCGGTGGAGAACAGGGGCAGTCGGATGTCGGTGTCGAGCAGGATCTCGGTCCGTGGGAAGTCGTCCTCGGCGGCGTGGCCCGGGTAGAGAAGTCCTACGGTCGTCATGTCCACCCTTCCTGTGCGTCGACGGCTGGCCGCACGGCGGGCGACCCCGCTACGGGGTCGCTGCGGGCCGTCCGGACGCTCCGGCGGCCGTGACCGCGCGACCGGTCACTCTTGCCCCGCCTTGTTCCCAGTATTCCCCCGGGCGGGCTCCGGGGCGCGCGGCCGGGCCTCGTTGACGGCGGGGGAGCCTGCTGCGAGCGTGGGCGGATCCCGTACGTCCGTTCCGTCCCGGAGGGCCGACCAGCGATGCCGGATCCCGTCCTGCTCGTCCTCGACGCGGCGCCCTCCCCGCGGCTCGGCCGGCTGACCGGCCGGGTGGACGTGCGGTACGCGGACGCCTCCTCGCTCGCCGGGCTGCTCCCGGACGCCGATGTGCTGCTCGTATGGGACCTGGCGTCCGACGCGGTGCGGCGGGCCTGGCCCGGGCCGGGCGCGCGGCCGCGGTGGGTGCACACGGCGAGCGCGGGCGTGGACCGGCTGCTCTGCCCGGAGCTGGTCGCGTCCGACACGGTCCTCACCAACGCGCGGGGCGTCTTCGAGCGGCCGGTCGCGGAGAGCGTGGCGGGTCTGGTGCTGGCCTTCGCCACGGATCTGCCCGGCGTCCTGGAGTGCCGGCGGGAGCGGCGCCCGCACGACCGGGAGGGGCAGCGGGTCGCCGGTTCGCGGGCGCTGGTGGTGGGCGCGGGGCCGATCGGCCGGGAGATCACCCGGCTGCTGCACGGCCTGGGGCTCACGGTGGCGCTGGTGGGGCGGACGGCCCGGCGCACGATCCACGGGGTGGCGGATCTGGACCGGCTGGCGGCGCGCGCGGACTGGGTGATCGCGGCGGTCCCGCTCACGGAGTCGACGCGCGGGATGTTCGACAGCCGGTTCTTCGGGCTGCTCCAGCCGTCGGCACGGTTCATCGACGCCGGGCGCGCGGCGACGGTGGTCGAGGCCGACCTGGTGGACGCGCTGAACCGCCGCTGGCTCGCGGGGGCGGCGCTCAGCACCTTCCAGGAGGAGGCGCCCGCCCCCGGGAGCCCGCTGTGGGATGCCCCGGGTCTCGTCCTGACCCCGGCCCTGGGCGGGAACACCGCGGGCTGGCGGGACCGGCTGGGCGAGCGTTTCGTGGCGATGTACGAACAGTGGTCGCGCGGGGCGCCGTTGCCGAACACGGTGGACAAGAAGCTCGGTTACGTCCCGTCGACCGACCTCTCCGAGGACGGCCCCGCGCACTGACGCGCCGCACGGAGTGACCGGCCTCTCACTGACGCGCTGTCATGAATCCTTCCCCACCGGGGAACACGCCCCGCACTCCCCCGGTCGCACTCTGCCCCGTTCGGGCACGGGAAGGTCACCTTCCGGCCACTGTTGGGTTACATGACTCCGGCCTCCTGCATAGACGTACGGGATCGGGCAGGCGCTCACCCTGTCCGGACTGTTCGACCTCCAGGAGATTGCGAACCATGGCTGAATTCCCGAACCTGTCCCGCCGGGGCTTCCTCAACGGATCGGCTGCCGTGGGCGGCCTCCTCGTCGTTCCCGGCCTCCTCACCGCGTGCAGCAAGACCGACGCCGGCTCCGCGACCGGCGAGGGCGCCCTGGACAAGCTCCGCAAGCAGGGCTTCGTACGGGTGGCGTACGCGAACGAGGCCCCGTACGGCTACCTGGAGGGCAAGGAGCTCAAGGGCGAGGCCCCGACGCTGCACCGGGAGATCTTCAAGGCGCTCGGGGTGGACGAGCTGAAGCCGACGCTCTCCGAGTGGGACGGGCTGATCCCCGGGCTCCAGGCCGGGAAGTACGACGTGGTCAGCGCGGGCATGGCCATCACCCCGGAGCGCTGCGGCAACGCGATCTTCTCCGAGCCGGAGTTCATCTCGCCGACCGCGCTGATGGTGCGGAAGGGCAACCCGAAGAAGATCACCGACCTGGCCTCCGCGAAGGAAGCGGGAATCACCGTCGGCGTGATGTCCGGTGCGGTCGAGGGCAGTTACGCCAAGGGCGCCGGCATAGCCGAGGACAGGATCAAGACGCTGCAGAAGCCGCAGGACGGGGCCGACGCCGTCAAGGGCGGCCGGGTCGACGCCTTCCTGCTCACCGGCATCTCGCTGCGCTGGCTGGCGAAGACCAACCCGGACACCGAGGTCACCGAGGCGTTCGTGCCGGAGCTGGACGGCAAGGAGCAGTTCTCCCCCGGCGGCGCGGTGTTCCGCAAGGGCAACGAGGACCTGCGGGACTCCTTCAACCGCGAGCTGAAGAAGATCGTGTCGGACCGCTCCCGCTATGTGCAGCTGCTGGAGCCGTACGGCTTCGGGGAGACGGAGATCCCGCCCGCCGACCTGAAGACGGCGGACCTGTGCGAGGGCTGACGGGGCGGGCGGGCGCGCGCGCATGAGCGACTTCCTCTCCCTCCTCGTCGAGGAGTTCCCCAGAGTCCGGTCGGGTCTGTGGGTGACGCTCCAGGCCACGGTCCTGGGCGCACTGCTGGCCGGGGTGCTGGCCTTCGCCCTCGGGCTGATGGCGGGCAGCCGGCTGTTCCTGGCCCGGGGGGTCTCCCGGGTGGTCGTGGAGTTCTTCCGGGGCACCTCCCTCTACATCCAGCTGTTCTGGCTCTACTACGCGATGCCGCTGCTGACCGGCTACGAACTGACCCCGGTCGTCTGCGGGGTGGTCGCGTTCGGCCTCAACTTCGGTGCGTACGGCGCGGAAGTGGTGCGCGGCGCGATCAACTCCGTGCCGCGCGGGCAGTACGAGGCGGCGATCGCGCTCAACCTGAGCCCGAACAGGCGGCTGTGGAAGGTGATCCTACCGCAGGCCTGGGTGCAGATGATCCCGAGCTTCACCAACCTGCTGATCCAGCTGCTGAAGGCGACCCCGCTGCTGTGGCTGATCTCCGCCGCCGATCTGATGACGGTGATCCAGCAGCTGCGCGACCGTACCGGTGAGACCCTCACCGCCTATCTGACCCTGCTGGCCGCCTACTTCGTCCTGGCCTACGCGCTCACGATGCTGATGAACCTGCTGGAGCGGAGCGCCAAGCGACGGCTCGGCCTGGACACCGGCGCGAAGAGCCTGTTCAAGAGCCGCAGCGCGTCCACGACCGCCGTGGGAGGTACCCGGTGAACGGCTTCGACTGGAACGCCGTCGGCGAGTCCCTGCCCCTTCTCCTGGAGGGGTTCAAGGTCACCCTGCTCGCCACGGTGCTCGGCACCCTGGTGGCGGCCGTGCTGGGCCTGGCCGTCGCGATGGCCGGACGCGCGCCCAGCAGGTTCGTGACGGTCCCGGTGCGCCTCGTCACGGAGTTCGTCCGCTCCACCCCGCTGCTGGTCCAACTGGTCGGGGCTGCCGCCCTGTTCAACACGGTGGAGCCGCTGTACATCGGCATCGCCGTGCTGGGCGTCCACTACGCCGCGTACACCTCCGAGGTCTACCGGGCCGGGATCGACGGCGTGCCGAAGGGCCAGTGGGAGGCGTGCCGCGCGCTGTCGCTGTCGCCCCGGCGCACCTGGCAGGCCGTGATCCTGCCGCAGGCGGTGCGCAACGTGCTGCCCGCGCTCGGGAACTACGCGATCTCGATGTTCAAGGAGACGCCGTTCCTCGCCGTGATCACGGTGCAGGAGATGGTCTTCGAGGCCCGGAAGTACGGGGCCGAGCAGTTCGCGTACACCGAGGTGTTCACCCTCGCCGGCCTGATCTTCCTGGTCGCGAGCTACCCCACGTCGCTGTTGATGAGAAAGCTGGAGAAGCGCCTTGGCCACTGAACCCCTCCCCCTGCAGAAGACGGAGTCGCCGGGGCCGGCCGCAGCTCCCGAGGACGCGGTGCCGGCCACCGCCCGCACGGGTGAGCCGCTGGTGCGGTTCGACAAGGTGGTGAAGCGCTACGGCGACCATGTGGTGCTGGACGAGCTGGACTTCACCGTGGACCGCGGCGAGCACGTCACGCTGATCGGGCCCAGCGGCTCGGGCAAGACCACGATCCTGCGGCTGCTGATGACGCTGGAGAAGGTCAGCGGCGGGGTGATCTGGGTCAACGGCGAGCCGTTGACCCACGTACGGGCCCCCGACGGTTCGCTGAAGCCCGCGGGCGAGAAGCAGCTGCGCGCGTCCCGGAAGAAGATCGGGATGGTCTTCCAGCAGTTCAACCTCTTCCCCAACATGAAGGTGATCGAGAACATCACCGAGGCCCCGGTCAGCGTGCTCGGCAAGAGCCGCGAGGAGGCCGAGGTGCGGGCCCGGGAGCTGCTGGACCTGGTCGGGCTCTCCGCGAAGGTCGACGCCCACCCCTCGCAGCTCTCCGGCGGCCAGCAGCAGCGGGTCGCCATCGCCCGCGCCCTGGCGATGGAGCCGGAGATCCTGCTCCTGGACGAGGTGACGTCGGCGCTCGACCCGGAGCTGGTGGCGGGCGTGCTGGAGCTGCTGGGGGACATCGCCCGGAACACCGACATCACCATGCTCTGCGTGACCCACGAGATGAACTTCGCCCGGGACGTCTCGCAGAAGGTGCTGATGTTCGACGCGGGACGGGTCGTGGAGTCCGGATCCCCGGAGAAAATCTTCTCCGATCCGTCACACGAACGTACGCGCGAGTTCCTCAACGCGGTGCTGTGACCTCGCAGTTGCGCTTGCGCCCATGACGCTGGCATATGCCGGACGGGTGCGCCCCAGATGACAGCTCCGGGGCGCGCCCACCGACCCGTCAACTGCCGCCCCGCGACGGCGTTCCGGCGGCTATCGTGGGGCGAAAGCTTGCGGTCACAACCTGGTAGGGGGACACCGTGGCGTTGAAGCCCGAGCCGACCGCGCCGTTCCATTCGGTGCAGTACGCCCTGCGCGTGCTCGAAACGGTTTCCAAGCACGGCAACGGCGTGACCGATGCCCAGATCTCCCGCGAGACGGGGCTGCCGACCGGCCACCTCGCCTCCCTGCTCCTCACGCTGCGCCGCGAGGGATACGTGGAGCAGGTCAGCGACGGCGCGTACGTCATCGGCGCCTCGCTGCTGCTGCTCGGTTCCGGGGCGGCCCGCCGCCAGGCCCTGGAGGACCGCCTCCAGCACACCCTGAGCGAGCTGCGCGACTCCGTCGGCGCGGCGGTCTACCTCAGCCGCTACGTCGACGGCGAGGTCAGCGTGCAGCAGGTCGCGGACGGGCCGCTGACCCCGGCGGTCAACGAGTGGGTGGACTTCCGCTCCTCCGCGCACGCCAGCGCGGTCGGCAAGTGCCTGCTGGCCCAGCTCGACCACGACGGGCGGCGCGACCACATCTCCCGGCACCGGACGGCCCGGCTCACCTCCCGGACGATCACCGACGAGAAGATCCTCTTCTCCCAGCTGGACGCGCAGTCCGTCACGGTCCCGGTGCTGGATATCCAGGAGTACGCGGTGGGCACCGTCTGCGCGGCCGTGCCGCTGACGGCCGGCTCCGCCGCGGGCTGCCTCGCCCTGTCGCTGCCGATCGAGGACGCGCACCGGCTGCGGGCGGCGGCCGACACCCTCAGCCGCCGGGCGGCTCCGGTCCTGCTGTCGCTGGCTCTGTAGCGGCCGGGGGCGCCCCCGGAGGGCGGGGCCACGATGGGTGTCATCAGCACCCTTGCGGACCAGGTATTATTTTCGAGTCAGCAGGCGCCGTTAGCTCAGTTGGTTAGAGCAGCTGACTCTTAATCAGCGGGTCCGGGGTTCGAGTCCCTGACGGCGCACGACACGCAGTGGGCGGTCTCCTTCACGGAGGCCGCCCACTGTGCTTTGCCCAGGTCAGAGCGGTCTGCCGTGGTCGGCGTACCGGGCGAGCAGGCCCTCCAGACCCTCGGCGTCCAGCAGGGCGTACGAGCGGTCGCCGTCCCGGTCCCACCACACCGGGTCCGGGCAGCGGAAGCCCGCCCGGCGCAGCTCCACCCGGTGGATCTTGTTCGTCGCGGTGACCGGCATCCGGCCGAGGATCCGGACGAACCGGGGAGCCATCTTCGTCCCCAGGTCCGGCTGGGCCCGCAGGAACGCGGCGAAGGCCGCCGGGTCGAAGACCGCGCCCGCCCGGAGCGCCAAAGCGGCCATCACCTGGTCGCCGGTGACCGGGTCCGGGACGGCGTAGACGGCGGTGGCGGCCGCCTCCTCCCAGCGGGCCAGAATGTGCTCGATCGTCGCGGCGGCCAGGTTCTCGCTGTC
The nucleotide sequence above comes from Streptomyces sp. NBC_01116. Encoded proteins:
- the ehuB gene encoding ectoine/hydroxyectoine ABC transporter substrate-binding protein EhuB, whose amino-acid sequence is MAEFPNLSRRGFLNGSAAVGGLLVVPGLLTACSKTDAGSATGEGALDKLRKQGFVRVAYANEAPYGYLEGKELKGEAPTLHREIFKALGVDELKPTLSEWDGLIPGLQAGKYDVVSAGMAITPERCGNAIFSEPEFISPTALMVRKGNPKKITDLASAKEAGITVGVMSGAVEGSYAKGAGIAEDRIKTLQKPQDGADAVKGGRVDAFLLTGISLRWLAKTNPDTEVTEAFVPELDGKEQFSPGGAVFRKGNEDLRDSFNRELKKIVSDRSRYVQLLEPYGFGETEIPPADLKTADLCEG
- a CDS encoding LLM class flavin-dependent oxidoreductase — its product is MDEIRGDETRSDTRGDATTGGASGGPADADGIRGAAAGTAAVPLSVLDLVTVGQGSTATRALRTSVDIAKLTESRGFHRFWVAEHHSMPGVASSSPAVILAHIAAHTERIRLGSGGVMLPNHAPLVIAEQFGTLEAMAPGRVDLGLGRAPGTDGATAAALRRSDRLNEGADDFPQQLMELIRFLDDDFPDGHPYARIHAVPGPVQATAPGGVQSAHRPPVWLLGSSGFSARLAGTLGLPFAFAHHFSAQNTIPALDLYRESFRPSAVLDAPYALIGVSALAADDEREARRQVLTGALSMVRLRTGRPGLIPSPEEAAAYDFSPMEREFVDGWLANVVHGTADEVRGGLDDLAKRTGADELMITANAHGGEARLRSYDLIADAYGLPAAP
- a CDS encoding decarboxylase codes for the protein MTTVGLLYPGHAAEDDFPRTEILLDTDIRLPLFSTETGEDAYRADALREQGAPARIAEGVEELRLAGAEALLWASSGGSFGQGWEGAHEQVATLARSAGLPASSTSIGFVHAVRELGAGRVAVAAPYPEDVTGLFAEFLATAGVEVVAAVSGGAASSAEAGGWAPERVKRLAREADHPDAEVVLVPDTSLHTTAYVPELEELLGKPVLTANQVTVWEGLRLTDRRTWAPTLGTLFATREPVLRSLEPKGIEVRE
- the ehuD gene encoding ectoine/hydroxyectoine ABC transporter permease subunit EhuD gives rise to the protein MNGFDWNAVGESLPLLLEGFKVTLLATVLGTLVAAVLGLAVAMAGRAPSRFVTVPVRLVTEFVRSTPLLVQLVGAAALFNTVEPLYIGIAVLGVHYAAYTSEVYRAGIDGVPKGQWEACRALSLSPRRTWQAVILPQAVRNVLPALGNYAISMFKETPFLAVITVQEMVFEARKYGAEQFAYTEVFTLAGLIFLVASYPTSLLMRKLEKRLGH
- a CDS encoding IclR family transcriptional regulator → MALKPEPTAPFHSVQYALRVLETVSKHGNGVTDAQISRETGLPTGHLASLLLTLRREGYVEQVSDGAYVIGASLLLLGSGAARRQALEDRLQHTLSELRDSVGAAVYLSRYVDGEVSVQQVADGPLTPAVNEWVDFRSSAHASAVGKCLLAQLDHDGRRDHISRHRTARLTSRTITDEKILFSQLDAQSVTVPVLDIQEYAVGTVCAAVPLTAGSAAGCLALSLPIEDAHRLRAAADTLSRRAAPVLLSLAL
- the ehuA gene encoding ectoine/hydroxyectoine ABC transporter ATP-binding protein EhuA — its product is MATEPLPLQKTESPGPAAAPEDAVPATARTGEPLVRFDKVVKRYGDHVVLDELDFTVDRGEHVTLIGPSGSGKTTILRLLMTLEKVSGGVIWVNGEPLTHVRAPDGSLKPAGEKQLRASRKKIGMVFQQFNLFPNMKVIENITEAPVSVLGKSREEAEVRARELLDLVGLSAKVDAHPSQLSGGQQQRVAIARALAMEPEILLLDEVTSALDPELVAGVLELLGDIARNTDITMLCVTHEMNFARDVSQKVLMFDAGRVVESGSPEKIFSDPSHERTREFLNAVL
- the ehuC gene encoding ectoine/hydroxyectoine ABC transporter permease subunit EhuC — encoded protein: MSDFLSLLVEEFPRVRSGLWVTLQATVLGALLAGVLAFALGLMAGSRLFLARGVSRVVVEFFRGTSLYIQLFWLYYAMPLLTGYELTPVVCGVVAFGLNFGAYGAEVVRGAINSVPRGQYEAAIALNLSPNRRLWKVILPQAWVQMIPSFTNLLIQLLKATPLLWLISAADLMTVIQQLRDRTGETLTAYLTLLAAYFVLAYALTMLMNLLERSAKRRLGLDTGAKSLFKSRSASTTAVGGTR
- a CDS encoding D-2-hydroxyacid dehydrogenase — protein: MPDPVLLVLDAAPSPRLGRLTGRVDVRYADASSLAGLLPDADVLLVWDLASDAVRRAWPGPGARPRWVHTASAGVDRLLCPELVASDTVLTNARGVFERPVAESVAGLVLAFATDLPGVLECRRERRPHDREGQRVAGSRALVVGAGPIGREITRLLHGLGLTVALVGRTARRTIHGVADLDRLAARADWVIAAVPLTESTRGMFDSRFFGLLQPSARFIDAGRAATVVEADLVDALNRRWLAGAALSTFQEEAPAPGSPLWDAPGLVLTPALGGNTAGWRDRLGERFVAMYEQWSRGAPLPNTVDKKLGYVPSTDLSEDGPAH